The following DNA comes from Dermacentor andersoni chromosome 2, qqDerAnde1_hic_scaffold, whole genome shotgun sequence.
AACGTTTTCGCGATGGTGGGAGTAAGAGCCTCATATCCCAAGATTCGAGATAACGCAGCTACGGAGCAAATTATTGAAAGCTTGAATGCGCGACAAGAAGTGCTTTGACGTACCAGTTCATCAATCGTGTTGAGTTGTGTCTCTGCCTGTAAATTCGAAACCGGAGCCATGTGCGGCAGCCCCGTAACGGCACGCATAGCCTCCCGATGAATGTATTCAATGCGTTCTTATTCTGGCTTCCTGAGATGGTGGAACTGAGCTTGGTGCTCGAGGTGTAGCTGGAGACAAACTTGACTAGTTGGCGTACCCGGTTTGTGCGTTCTCCACCCGAATTTCTATAGAAGTCCGACGCACCATGTGTATCATCTCTGCAGCGCGTCGCTTTTTCGACGTTGACCCAGGGGAAAGCAGAACCAATCTGAGCAATTTCAGCGCCCAGCACGCGAAGAGTTGGTACTTCTTTTAGAGGTTCCGGGCCGAAGAACAAACAAATGGGCTGGTTTGAAAGCAGACCGTGCCCGTACCTGCTTGCTGCAGTCTGATATGCTCTCCTGTCTTTCTATATTTCTAATCCTGCATGCTCACACCAGTCACTATAATCACGTCTAGGGCCGTTTGAAACGTTTGTTCTTGGCGGGAGAGCTTACGGTAGACAGTCCGCAAAGTAATTTCATCGGTGTACATGATAAAGTAAATGTCAGGTTACCAAGCCAATGGAAGAAGAGCGATGTTTAACACTATTGGTGCAAAGACGGAGCCCCGTGGAACACCACTGTGCAAGGTGAACAATCATTCTGTGTGCCCAGCCAGGAGGATAGGAAAGGTTTAGGAATGAAGTAAGCCATTGACGAACGTGCGCACGTGTACTGGGAGGTGAAACCATTGGAGGAGTCTCGTTATTGTCTCCTGGCTCTCCTGAACCACTCCTCAGGCTTGATAAAAAAAACGCAGTCTACGCTGCTAGGCCAAATTTTGCAGTATTGCGCGTTGCGTAGGGCCTTATTGGAACTCGCAAATGGAGCGCGAgcccacctttttctcaaacgctctcttttcaacagaagcctgctcctcagtcgtttctggacgctttatttctaAATATAGCAGATTCCGATATGCAGCTCGCGGCTGCTGTTACCCAATAACTGACATggatcaagaagggtgtttggatcagtgctcTTCTTCCTACTGTCACTGCATATTTATATATTACTGCATATGTTTACTGACGCAGCTTAATAAGAGCaccattccgggcaagttggtaatccttTAATTAAATGATATTGCGGGACAGAAAAAACGAcatggacgtgagagaagacgacacaccaaggtTGAAagattgcgcttggtgtgtcgtcttctctcgcgtccgtgtcgtttttttgtcgcgcaatatcatttaattAGCAGCTTAATAAACAAGCTGAATTAGGCGAaaattttattttgaatttcgatAAGAACTATACTTCCGGAAAAGTCGACTACCATCTGCTCACACTCGGCCGCGGCCACCTGTATagaaattaaactttggccaccctacTTATCCGCGTCGTCGCCGTCGGGTCTCGTTGATGCctactagttttgaacactcgacTACCTTCGAACACACGCGTttcttagcgcgcattgtattcgttagtcccctagacatgccggcatcgCGGAATGCGGTCGAGTTAGTTtatacgctccgacgctggctgcccgcgcggtgaggcagtgggcgcggacgccgcttggtgatcgctgtgtctgaaggggcgaTGTTCTGACGggtgtataagtcgcgggtcgtttttttcgtcgcgacgatagataggattttttacaagcgctgctccaggagggcacatgtaaccggcaaacggaggcctcaggagagcacctgaggatataataaagcaggcggcgcaggatctccagggcacccaaggggtagcgggggatcaaagctggaagcagggtggcccgtgggttggggctgcgGAGGCccaagcgtgccagggggtgttcgcataaaaaatcgCTGACCGCGATAGCCGATCTACACTCCTGGCACgagcaggcctcggcgagctccaACCCACGGACTAGGTTCtgcctttggtgtccccgttgccgctttggtgccctggaagcGCCGCGAATAATgctaaataatgacacgttggtacaattagtaaaaacacgattgaataaatataattacgtgcagccgccaacttgtgacgctcaGTTCAGCACTACCACACCCCGCGACTTGTTTTCAATATATGCGAtacgggctctactacggtcgctactgctcccacagaaacatctgtgatgttattgaCAAGGTACATCACCGTAAGgcacgagaaagctatgatccacCGCGACTGATTTAGCACGAGCGCCGAAGATGCGacacagtctgtccgacacagcggtcggcAAATGGGGCGTCAGTGTCCGCTGCTTCACCTtgttgtggaataagagacggaAAACTTTGAACTGATGGAAAAACGACAGACGTcctttcgcttcgagcgcatcaagaagactgctttatttttcactagaaggtatgggaaatgggagagagtagtgagaaggagaaagtcataatacaccatgccacacaagcattcttgcaccacgcacgcaccaaagccatcgccacaggccgggctgccagggtcatgagcctccgggacatgaacgcttgagtgcagtggggccgtgcgggggcccaaggacctgcgtgtccgcaactcccctgtgtgcaataaagttatcaccaccacctcCACACTTGGAAGGCACCACCGCACCGCCGCTCGCCGTTTGTATACATCGCGCCCGCCAGTAAGGCACGTAGTTTGAGGGGTATCAAATGTCCGGCGCCGCTGGGGAGGGGGACTTTGGCTCCAGAATTGAGGATATACAACAACCTCCCCCGGATGAGCGAACTATTATTGAGCTCATTGCTCCACAATCTCCAAGGGATACAGCAGCTGTATTGGTCGCTTCACCTCAGTTCCCCCACTTAATACCAGTTTGCAGGACCGCACCCTGCCGTCTCTACCCTTAAATGTTTCCTTAATTCTGGCGGTCTTCCACATGTGGCGTTTCAAACGGTCTTCCTTCAGGAGCACCAATGCGCCTTTCTTCAGATCACTCGATGTCGTTGGTCGGCACATATGTGCCGATCTGAGCTCCAATAAGTACTCTTTCCGCCACCGTCTCCAGAAACTGTCGGCCATGGCAGTCCGGTACTTCCAGCGTCGTGAGAGATGCATGCCACCGCCAGGAATTTCGTCCGGCAGCAGGTGTGGAAGAAGGGTCGTCAACTTTCTTCCGACAAGGAAATGAGCCGGTGAGAGTGGTTCTGGCTCTTGAGCATCATCATATATGAAAGTCAAAGCGCGTGAGTTGATCACGGCCTCCACCTCATAAAGAACGGTGGTCAGTTCTTCGAAACTCAAGCTGCTCCGACCTAACACCTTTCGCAATGCTACTTTCACAGATCGCACCATCCGTTCCCAGAATCCACCCCACCAAGCTGCCCGTTCAACAATAAACTTCCATCTGATCTGGTTTCCGGCGAAGTATGACTGCAATTCCTCGACCTGCAACAGCATGAACATTGCCTTTAGATCCCTGGCTGCACGCTTGAATGTGAGCGCGTTGTCCGAATACACCGTCGAGCAAATTCCACGGCGTGCCACAAAGCGTTTAAAGGCCAAGAGGAAGGCTGTAGCCGACAGGTCGCTGACGAGCTCAAGGTGGACGGCACGTGTCACAGCACAGGTGAAAATACCGATGTAGCATTTTTTGCTGTCGCGTGACTGTTGACAAATCAAGGGCCCTGCAAAATCGATGCCAACGATGTCGAACGGGTTTCCCTTTGTCACTCTGTCAGCTGGAAGTGGTGCTACTGGTTCCGTAGCTGGAGGGCAACTTTGTTTGTGACAGACGAGGCACTGCTTGATAATTTTCTTTACGGCCTGACGTCCTCGGATAATCCAATACAATTCTCGCAGCTGTGCTAGAGTATCGCGTACGCCCGCGTGCAGCATTCTCAAATGTTCCTTCCGTATGAGCAGTGACGTGAGGGGGTGCTTGCCAGGGAGAACAACGGGATGCTTAGTCTCTTCGTTGTTATCACTGAATTGCAAGCGTCCACCAACTCGCATGAGGCCCTCTTTGTCGAAGTACGGGTTGAAAGGCAAAACAGGAGAGCTCTTGTGCAGCGGTCTTTGATTCTTCAGGTTTGAAATGTCGTCGCTGAACGCATCCTGTTGAGCTTTAGCCAACCAGTATCTTTCGGCGCTGATTACTTCTTCAGCTCGTAATGGGCCGATCGTCCTTCCTTCTTTGTTGTGGCAGTTGTCGACAAAGCGGCGGACCCACGCGGTTACTCGCACGACTCTGCTGAATGAACTATAATTCTCAACATTGAAAATTGCCATGGATGACGATGATACTATGGGCATCACCGTCACCTTTCGCTCTTCCATTTGGCACTCCCTAACCTTCGAGCTCGGCTCACTTATCATTGGCCAAGACGTGTCATCCTCCTGAAGCCAACGGGGTCCTTTCCACCACAGTTCGCTTTCCCGCAGGGCCGATGGGAGAATGCCGCAGGTGATTAGGTCAGCGGGGTTGTCTGAGCCTGGGCAGTGTCTCCAATCCCTGGGATCTGTCAGCGCTTGTAACTCTGAGACTCGATTTGCCACGAAGGGCTTCCATCTGGCAGCGTTtcccttgatccagtacatagctACTGTAGAGTCAGTCCAGAGGATGGTAGCAACGCTCTTCAGATCCAAGGCCTTCGCAACGTAGTGGCATAGTCGCGCGCCAGTAAGGGCTCCCATCAGCTCCAATCGGGGTAGCGAGAGGCGTTTCAAAGGGGCCACTCTTGATTTAGCCATGaccaagctgacatttgttaGTCCGAACGGAGACTTGGTCACGATATATGCGACAGCACCATAGGCCTTCGGGCTTGCGTCACAGAAAACATGCACCACTTTCTCCGTATCATCGTTTCTAATGTCTGCCGCTATCAGTCTTGGAATAGACACTCCTTCAATGCATGGAAGCTCCCTACACCAGCAGTCCCACTCAGGCTGCAATGTCTCAGGCAAGGGATCGTCCCAACCAATTCCCAACTCCCACAACTTCTGGAACATTACCTTTACGCATAATGTTGTGGGAGCAATAAATCCAAAAGGGTCGAAAATTCTTGCCGAGACCTGCAGCACAAATCTCTTGTTGTCGGCTCTTGCGGAGAGGAAGTCGATGAGTGAAGTTAGGTTGTATTCAAAGTGGTCAGTCTGAGCATTCCAACCTACTCCCAATACCTTTGTAGCTGCAGCATGTCCAGCATCAGCGTTCGTACTCTCCACATTGCCATTCTCTAAGAAGTTGACGAGATCGCGGTCGTTCGACATCCACTTGTGTAGCCGCATCCCTGCTTGAGACAATATATCTTTGGATTCCTGGCACAAGACCTTACCCTTGTCAAGGCTGTCAACCCCAGTTACAAGGTCGTCCACGTAAAGATGCTTGCGCAGAATACCTGCAGTTTCAGCATACCGTTCCGGCAGGCCTTCAAGATGATGTTGCAACGTTGCAGCCAAGAGAAATGGGCTCGACGTGACACCGAACGGCACGCGAGTCATGCGATAGGTCACCACAGCTGGAAGCTCTTCCCCTTTCTTTGGCGTCACAGCGTACCACAGAAACTGCACAGCGTTCCGATCGCCCTCTGATAGTGATATTTGGAGAAAGGCCTTTTCAATATCCGCAACGATGGCAATGTTGTAAGTACGGAAATTGATCAGCAGATCAATGAGCTCTGGGTTTAGGTTTGGGCCACTTTCCAAAACATTGTTCAGTGAGAGGCGATTTTTGGCACTTGATGATGCATCAAATACTACCCTCAGTTTTGTCGTCTGGCTTTCGCGACGAACAACTGCTTGATGTGGCATATAGTACACCGGACCTTCCGACGTGCCGCAGTCCTTGCTGGCTGGCTCTGCATAGCCCTTTTCTATGTAGTCTCTTATGCAGGCGTCGTATTCCCTAATCAACGAACCTCCTTCCAAGAGGCGCTTTGTCTGTGCTTTAAGACGCCTTGCTGCGCACTCGTAGTTGTCGCCAAGCTCGTAAACCATCGAATTCCAAAGGAACGACACCTTATAGCGGCCATTCTCAATGTTGACGGTTTCTTTATAGTGCTGAAGGACTGCGTCCTCGTGACGAACTGGCTCATGTTCCTTGATACCGATGTGCTCGAGCTCCCAGAAAGACTTTAGCTGTGCTGATATTTCCTTGTAAATTTGTTCACTCACTCCTATCCGCATCACGCCAGCAGCCGAGGAGCAGACTCCTGTTGACTTCCTTGTGCCGACCTGGCCCTGGACTGCCCATCCGAATACAGTCTCCACCGCCATCAATTTGGAGCTGAGATGCTTAGTGGATCCCGTGACAATTTCCCAGTAATGATCAGCGCCAATCAAAAGGTCAATATTTTCGCTTTCGTCGCCCCGCGAGGCGTCTGCGACTTGGAAGTGAAATTTTGAAAGTTGAAGTAGAACAGAATTTGATGGAGCAGCCATGATATCTACACAGATGCAAGGAACCTCCAGCGCTTCCACTCGCACCCCTTTTCCGTCGTACTGGCTTCTGAGCCACAGCTCCACTCGACGCGTTTTTGTGCGTGTGGTGGCTGATGTCtcaccaaaggcaaatattttaAGTTCCTCTTCTCCCAGCACTTTTAACTGCAGCTTTTCGGATAGCTTGCGATGAATGAAGGTTCGCTGGCTGCCACCGTCCAGGAGAAGCCTGACAAGCGTACGTTCATGTGGACCCTCTGTCCAAGCTCGCGCTGTCTGTAGGAGAAACTGCTGCTCTCCATTGCACATCAAGTCATCTCCCGTGCCTAATGAGGACTTCAACACCGTGGCTTGCTCAATCACCGGTGACGAAGATGCATCCCTTTCATCAGTGTTGCGGTGTCTCCTAAAGTCAGGGTCGCACATTGTCGTTAAATGTCTGCCCTTGCAATACGCACACCTGAGCCACTTAGCTTTACGGCATTCTCTTGCCTCGTGCCCTTTTGTTGTACACCGGAAACATCGATTGTCACGCTTCAGCACCTCTCTCTTATCCGCCACAGACATCTTTGCGTTGCAGTTGCCGGTCTCATGGCCGTTCGAATTACAAAATAGACATGCTGTGCTGTCCTTGATCGTGGTGTGCAGTGCCGCTGCAGTAGGCATGTTCGCCGCTTTAGTGTTGCTGTTGCGCCTTTCCTTTACCAATTCGGCACTGTTGTCTCTCGGAGCTTCGGCCCGCTGTATGATCTCCCGCGTCGCAACCTCTTTTCTCAAAAAACGCAGGAACTCCTCCAGCTCACTTCCCTCGTTCGAAGCCTCGTTTTTTCTTTGGTATTCCAGACGAAGGTCGGCCGGCACCGCTTTCTTTATTACGGTCAGTAACAAAGTTCCATAAGTGCCAACACTCACGCCTAAAGAAGTGAGGCTGCGTACACCTGTCTCTACTTCGTCGACGAGGCTGCGCAGTTGACCGAGATTCCGTGAGTCACGCACTGGCTTGATGTTAAGCAGCCGTGACATGTGGTCTTCTATAATAACTTCCTTTCTGCCGAACCTCTCCTTCAATAGCGAGAGAGCGACATCGTAGTTGCCTTCCGACAAGTCAAGTCCTGCTACCGCAGCCGccgcctttcctgtcaagtagcTGTTGAGGTACTTGAATTTGTCTACGTTTGAGAGGTTCTGGTTAGCGTTGATAGTCGACTCAAACTGACTCCAGAACCCTTGCCACTCTCGAAGCTCTCCGTTGAATTTGTTGATTTCGAGCTTTGGCAGCTTTACGGTGGGGCGTATCTGCGAATCGTTTGCGCTAGATTCTCTTTGATTTGAGGAGTTTATTGTGCGATCTGATGAAACATTTGTGCAGCTAAAGTCGCGTAGCATGCGTTGTACCTTTGTTTTCGCCACGATGATCTTTTCTCTGTACATTTCGGAGCATGCAATTTCCTCTTCGAAAGCTTCATCTTCAACGCCTTTTTCTATCTCCCGATCTAGCTCTTTCAGTGAGTCTTTTTTAAGAGTAAGAAGATTTATCTTTTCTTCCAGCTCACCGATTGATGCGCTGTCGTCCATGGTGGATACTTCATTGATCAGCTTGGTTGTAGATGCTCGCGCCACGGCCCTTTTTCGCTTGATTCTGTCGATGTCCATCCTTTGATGTCCCtattcccgggtttcggcaccaaaaaatgttgtggaataagagacggagaacaTTGAACTGATGGAAAAACGACAGACGTcctttcgcttcgagcgcatcaagaagactgctttatttttcactagaaggtatgggaaatgggagagagtagtaagaaggagaaagtcataatacaccatgccacacaagcattcttgcaccacgcacgcaccaaagccatcgccacaggccgggctgccagggtcatgagcctccgggacatgaacgcttgagtgcagtggggccgtgcgggggcccaaggacctgcgtgtccgcaactcccctgtgtgcaataaagttatcaccaccacctcCACACTTGGAAGGCACCACCGCACCGCCGCTCGCCGTTTGTATACATCGCGCCCGCCAGTAAGGCACGTAGTTTGAGGGGTATCAAATGTCCGGCGCCGCTGGGGAGGGGGACTTTGGCTCCAGAATTGAGGATATACAACACACCTATTTTgcagcgccggcagccagcgtccgagcgcaaacaaactcgaccccactacgcaatgccggcacgcctagggacaaacgcctacaacacgcgctaggaAACCACAGAAGAAATCCCCTcagtagtgcctaggcagagtcgtatattcaaggagcaaaagaccccagattttctctctcgcacccgctcttactcgcgcctgggcataaacggctggcgatcccttaAATGAACGTGTCgtggtgccgcgacgagtccgcgGCAGCTGAACGCATTGCGGTTATCTGGGGATTACGGCGTTTGGCTACGTTTGGCGTATCGTATACGCGCCAAATTTGTAAGCAGCGACGTCCACGTGTACATCCAAAaagaaatttgaactgcgcgccacggcaCCGTTCAGCAGACGGAGTGTTTTAAGCACGCTCCGGTCCTCCGTAGCCTAGGCAGTGCAAGTCACTGAAgcaggaacgggagcacagcgaaCGGGATCATGTGCGACTTTGAGATCCAATGActgcgcttctgctgaacgcagcGAAGAAATTATTGCGGcaaggtatttctgaaatagtctattttaacttccaatgcatttctcgactttgaTGAAAAAGTGGTTCGGGGCTCCTTCAGAGGTTGCTGTTAACAAAATTAGACAATTGCCAATTAGACTTTGCCATGGTTACAATGCTAGCACAAGGTATGCATTTATAGGCAATCTAGCCCTAATGAAATTGCGTTGCAGTTGGGCTTTAACATTAATGAGGGATAAGGAAGACAAAATATTAATTACCATGAAATTACTCAAGCGCAATGACGATTAATTGTGGGGAATTAAGAAGCGTGAGGATAATAAAATTATTGTACGTTGAATTGATTACAAGAGTAACAGCAGTTAAGGTAAGCTAATTAAACCTAGCCAAGATAAATTGAGGGTTCTTAAGATTAATTAAGCCTAATTTCAGTCGATTAAGAATAAGTTTATTAGGACTAATTATGAATAATTCAGGGTAAtttggatagcttatgcctactTAAGATTAACTATGATTCCGTTACTAAAGCCCAATGAACATTAATAAGGGTAACGGAGATAATTTGACATTACATATTACTTAACCCTAATTCAGTATAATTACGATTACATTCATTTCGCCCAATAATACTACTTAGGTTGGCCAATTAGGCAGTCGCAACAGGTCATTGCAATACTTGCGGCACATTGCATCATCCTCTCCAATGTGAGCCGCAATTTGCGTAACTCTGCCACTCAATCAATCGTTGCATGAGTGCCAGATGAACTATTGGAAACGATATGTATGCACTGTCTAACGAATCCCACTAAGGAGTTCCTGCAGTAATTTTTGCACCTTGCCTTACACGAATAAAGAATTGCTTTCAAAGAATTAGAGATACTTAAACAAATTATGCATTTTTATTTGGAACGCAAGTTTTGTACGTTGCTTGTATCGAAGCGCGATATGGTCGAGAACCGCCTCACACGTGTGCAGCTAAAGTGAGGCTAACTTTAGCGGTCACGGTCACGTGGGCAGCACAAGGCTAGTATTTAAAAAATTTATGCACCACGCTGTTAAACATGAACGTCATGTTTGGCTTAATCCTAAACAAAGAAAACAGCCGCGAAAACAGGATGATGTGTAATTTTACTTTTGAAAGCCTCAGTCATTACAGTAGTTGTAGGTTAATATCACGCGTGGAGAAGATACGTGATAGTCTAAAATTTAATTATGCAATTTGACGTCCAGAAACTGCGCAGTGGTTTAGAAGGGATGCCGTAGCGCGCAGGTCTCCCCGCGGGGTTCACTGATGTTCACCCGAAGCACGGTTCGCGAGTGCTCGTGCATCACACGACCACAACGGAATTCGGTGACTGCGCCCGGGACTCTGGTCCCGCACCTCGTTCTCGGCAGCACAGTGCCCCACCCACTGAGCGCGTCGCTTATCGGAACAACAAAAATTAATGCCAAGGAAAGGACACGCACTCGATGTCAACCGAAGATAACGTATAGCCGGAgtatattaagaagtttgcaggctaCGACGTCATCGGCTGACCCAAGGTCGGGGTAAAGAGAGCAGGGGTAAGGAAATATGATGATGATTACTTGGGGCACACCCGCAAGCTAATGTCAAGGTAATAGCACGAGAGGTCACGCGCGGGGCATTGGTGACTGTGTCATGGACGGAGCAAGAGTCGCAAAGCAAGCAGCCAGCTGTGGACTGACAACCACAAACTAGCGCCTCGCGACAAACCGACTCCGACTTGCCGCACAGGGTTGAAAAATGCGCGCTGGGCTGGGTACGTTCCCTTAAGAAAGGACTATTCATACCATTTTGCATCCTGAATGTTCCGTCGTAGATCCCCAAGGTTCGAAAAGCATGCACACCGTCTAAAGACGATGTGCGTCAACTGCTACATTGGAACGCGAAAACCGGCACCACGCCTTAGATCTTGTGTGGGCCTCCGTATGCTCACTCTCGAGGTTCCCATTACCCATCGATTCTATCTTTTCACCTCTCTAGTAATTGTGAAATCACAATTTTACGTCGCCGTTTAAAGGCCACGTAAAGCTTAACAATGTTTTTTTGTTAACATAGCGCGCATTTAGTACACCTCGATAATACGGGAACCCAGTAGCAAACAATGCTCATCGTGCTTGAAATTGCAAGGGCCCCGGTGGTGTAACAACGGCTTGCCGTAAATGGGTCGCGCATGCACAACTTGCTAAGCTCACGCGCCGAAAACTCTAGTTTAAGCCTCGTTAAACGTTCCTTATAGCTACATTTGCAACTCTCGCtcagcgagcaaaaaaaaaaaacaaaaaaaacaagtgaTATAGAAGCTTTACGATCACTGAATATTTGAGAAAGGAGACTGCATTTACAAGCGCGCCTTTTAACAGCGAGTTAGGAAGCCGTATGGAGTCTGCTAAGGCAAAAATTAATACGCTGTACACCACGACGGCTTTGCTACCTGCGTGGGGCCACAGCGGCAACGACAGGGCTCGCCTTACGTGATGGTTGCATCCATCTACCAAGGCGAGCGCGAGCTCGCGCGGACATCAAGCATAGAAATTGAAGTTGCTGACTTGCGCGCTCTGTGTACGGAGAGCTCGTCGACCTCCCTCGCGGCGGCAGCGACCGTTGCTCCGCACGCATTGTCATACGTCGAGTCCCCTTAATTCTGCGCTTATAACATCTCTTATACAAGGCGCCGCCTCTATAGCTCCCGCCGCAGGACGCGCGCGCGGACTGCGACAGTGGCTGCAGCGATCCGAAACGTCATTTGTGCGCGAGCGTATACAAGGAGTGATGACTGCGCCTTGTCGCCGCCATGGCCGGCGCCGCTGCCTCTCCGCACTGCGTGCGGCGAGGTTCACACGGGTATCCCACCGCTTCGGTGGCTCTCAAAAGGCCAGCCTCGAGCAACGGAAATGAGATGCCTTAACCCGGCGCCCACGGGTGAAACGACTTGGGGGCGCGCGTATATCCCCACAACTCGTATTTGACGAGCCACGCGGTTAGGCTGCTCATGTCGTGCTCACCGTGGTCAACGCGACTGCAAGCTGCCCCGAGGAATCTGGAGTAAGGTAAGCCACACTTGCTATATTCTTGTATACTTAGTTGCGTCCGCCGTTGAAATCGAGTTCGTGCCGTTTTTCGGGCGTCCTTTCCAAATGGCCTGCAATCGTCAGGTGGCTGTCAATGAAACTATCCCCTCGaatccatgaataatttgtttagcgcaaaacgacagagacaagaaagacgacaggacaaggcgccttgtcctgtcgtctttcttgtctctgtcgttttgcgctaaacaaattattcatggattcgcaccaactagcccgccaacgcattgtgctgaactatcccCTCGATGATGTCACTTTATGCTAGATGATCTCTTCCGACTCTCAGGCAGGAGAACGTTTCCCATGAACAACTCAAGAATGCGCCATCATGCCTATATGATGTTGCAAATTTGAAACCCTCAGCAGTGGCAGTAAGGTAGACAGTAGCTTTGGTCGTCgtgttttttcttcctttttttttttttggtgc
Coding sequences within:
- the LOC126540842 gene encoding uncharacterized protein, which gives rise to MCDPDFRRHRNTDERDASSSPVIEQATVLKSSLGTGDDLMCNGEQQFLLQTARAWTEGPHERTLVRLLLDGGSQRTFIHRKLSEKLQLKVLGEEELKIFAFGETSATTRTKTRRVELWLRSQYDGKGVRVEALEVPCICVDIMAAPSNSVLLQLSKFHFQVADASRGDESENIDLLIGADHYWEIVTGSTKHLSSKLMAVETVFGWAVQGQVGTRKSTGVCSSAAGVMRIGVSEQIYKEISAQLKSFWELEHIGIKEHEPVRHEDAVLQHYKETVNIENGRYKVSFLWNSMVYELGDNYECAARRLKAQTKRLLEGGSLIREYDACIRDYIEKGYAEPASKDCGTSEGPVYYMPHQAVVRRESQTTKLRVVFDASSSAKNRLSLNNVLESGPNLNPELIDLLINFRTYNIAIVADIEKAFLQISLSEGDRNAVQFLWYAVTPKKGEELPAVVTYRMTRVPFGVTSSPFLLAATLQHHLEGLPERYAETAGILRKHLYVDDLVTGVDSLDKGKVLCQESKDILSQAGMRLHKWMSNDRDLVNFLENGNVESTNADAGHAAATKVLGVGWNAQTDHFEYNLTSLIDFLSARADNKRFVLQVSARIFDPFGFIAPTTLCVKVMFQKLWELGIGWDDPLPETLQPEWDCWCRELPCIEGVSIPRLIAADIRNDDTEKVVHVFCDASPKAYGAVAYIVTKSPFGLTNVSLVMAKSRVAPLKRLSLPRLELMGALTGARLCHYVAKALDLKSVATILWTDSTVAMYWIKGNAARWKPFVANRVSELQALTDPRDWRHCPGSDNPADLITCGILPSALRESELWWKGPRWLQEDDTSWPMISEPSSKVRECQMEERKVTVMPIVSSSSMAIFNVENYSSFSRVVRVTAWVRRFVDNCHNKEGRTIGPLRAEEVISAERYWLAKAQQDAFSDDISNLKNQRPLHKSSPVLPFNPYFDKEGLMRVGGRLQFSDNNEETKHPVVLPGKHPLTSLLIRKEHLRMLHAGVRDTLAQLRELYWIIRGRQAVKKIIKQCLVCHKQSCPPATEPVAPLPADRVTKGNPFDIVGIDFAGPLICQQSRDSKKCYIGIFTCAVTRAVHLELVSDLSATAFLLAFKRFVARRGICSTVYSDNALTFKRAARDLKAMFMLLQVEELQSYFAGNQIRWKFIVERAAWWGGFWERMVRSVKVALRKVLGRSSLSFEELTTVLYEVEAVINSRALTFIYDDAQEPEPLSPAHFLVGRKLTTLLPHLLPDEIPGGGMHLSRRWKYRTAMADSFWRRWRKEYLLELRSAHMCRPTTSSDLKKGALVLLKEDRLKRHMWKTARIKETFKGRDGRVRSCKLVLSGGTEVKRPIQLLYPLEIVEQ